In Coregonus clupeaformis isolate EN_2021a chromosome 7, ASM2061545v1, whole genome shotgun sequence, one genomic interval encodes:
- the LOC123491298 gene encoding neuropeptide B-like, with protein MERSGKLALVIVVISMLVSCNPTEAWYKQVSGPSYYSVGRASGLLSGIRRSPYVRRSETESDSGESTVNSILSEQSSRLNSVLKSMPICIKDITPNLQSCELVQDGSSLFQCKADVFVSLDSLDCVEA; from the exons ATGGAGAGGTCCGGTAAACTTGCTTTAGTAATTGTAGTTATTTCCATGCTGGTTTCTTGCAACCCAACAGAAGCGTGGTACAAGCAAGTTTCCGGCCCAAGCTACTACTCGGTGGGCAGAGCTTCGGGTTTGCTGTCCGGGATCCGGAGATCACCATATGTTAGGAGGTCCGAGACCGAGTCGGATAGCGGAGAGTCTACGGTGAACAGCATCCTCTCGGAACAGAGCAGTCGACTGAATTCGGTTCTTAAATCTATG CCTATTTGTATCAAAGATATCACACCGAACCTGCAGAGCTGCGAACTTGTTCAGGATGGCTCAAGCTTATTTCAATGTAAAGCAGACGTGTTCGTATCGCTCGACTCATTGGACTGTGTGGAAGCATGA